Part of the Cohnella candidum genome, AACGTATGTACCTTTTACACCAACACATATAGGCGGGGATTTAAAAAAAACGATGCTTAGGATTCGTTATTTTAATGAAAAGACTCAACACACAATGCTACTAGATATAATACCGAAAACCGAAACTCTGTATGATCAGATATTTATACCACATGGAGATGAAGTTAAACTTATTGACGGGACAAAGGGGAAGTACTACCATGATTCAAATTTAGCATTAGATCGAATACATTTCGTTAAAAATAATATCGGTTATCGTATCTACATTGGGAAAAATAATGGACCAGTTCCTTTAAGTGATTTACTTAAGGTAGCAGATTCTTTAAGGTAAAGGAAGGTACTAAATAGCAAAAGCCCTCCACCGAAATGAAGTGCACCCCTTATAGTGGACATTGGAAAAACACCCTGGTGTTAAACCGATGAAAACTATAGGGGGTGCTTTTCGTCATGGCGAAGAAGGGGCAAAAATTTGTTACGTATAGCTTCGAAACGAAGAAGAAAGCAATTGAAATGCGACTTCAAGGGATGACAAAACAGAAAGTGGCAGAGGTACTCGGAATCGAGGATATTACTCGACTAAAAGTATGGATGAGACGCTACAAGCAGATGGGCGAGTATGGGCTTATGGATCACCGTGGGAAACGGAAAGAGTATGTCGATGAAGATCGCTATGTACGGCGTTTGGAGATGGAGAATGCCGTCCTAAAAAAGTGGTTGGCCATTACGAAGGCGGAGGTATACCAGAGAAGTATAGGCTCGTCTACGAGCTCCGTGAAAACTTTAGCGTCGCAGAGTTCTGTAAAGAAGTCGGCGTTTCCCGAAGCGGATACTACGCATATGTAAAGCGGATGGATGTGGATAAGGATGAAGCAGCAAAGCAGTTAGTTCGTGCCACCTTTGAGCGCTACAAAGGGATTTACGGCTACCGGCAAGTTCAGCTTTTCCTGCACCAGGATCACGGTATCTGGATCAATCACAAGAAAGTACTGCGGTTAATGCAAGGGATGGGACTTCGCTCCAAAATTCGCCGCAAGTACCGTCCGTACAGCCGGACTTGGAACATTGGCGACCGAGTAGCAAGAAACATCTTAGATCGCCAATTCCGGGCAGATGCACCGAACCAAGAATGGGTCACCGATATTACGCAGTATCGAGTTGGAGATTCCTGGCTGTACCTCTCCGCCATTAAAGACTTATGCCAGAACGAAATCGTCGCTCACCATATAAGTGAGATGACACGGAACTTGTGTTGCAGACATTCGCAAAGGCATTCGAAACGGAGAAGGACGTGACCGGTCTGATCGTTCACAGCGATCAGGGAACCCAGTACACGTCCTACAAGTACCACGACATGCTGCCAAAGGTTGGCGCCCAAATCAGCATGTCTCGCCGAGGCAATTGTTATGACAATGCCTCCATGGAGAGTTTCTTCTCGCATTTGAAAGCGGAAGGGCTCTACCCCTATGATATTCGAACCTTTGAAGAAGCACAAAGGCGAATTGATGAGTACATCCACTTTTACAATCATTGTCGACCGCAAAGAAAATTGAACAAGCTGACTCCGGTTCAATACCGGCGCCAGCTTGTCGGGTAGGGTTTTTCTTTAGTGTCCGCTAAAAGGGGTCTTGACCATGTAAGAGGAGGGATTAATCGATAGTTTGAGATAGTTTCTATAAAGCTTGTTTCGATTTTTTTCGGCTTATTAAGACATCATTTAAAATTCCATATACTACCAAATGACTATATAAAATTGAATATATGTGGTATAAAATACAGTTAATAGGGGGGGGAGTGAAGATATATAAAATCTCTTGGCGTCATAGAGGATTTGTGCTAGCAGCGATCGCTATATTTGTACTTTGCCTAATCTCCTATTTAATTATTAGAAGTCATTCAATATCAAGTTCTATCGCTTCAGTTGTGGAAACTAAATCCAATAGTAGAGAATTAACACTAAGAGAAGCCGCGATAGTCGGCTTCCGAAAAGCTAAAGTTTGGAATCAGAATGCCGCTCTTGAATCAATGACTAGTGTTGATGAGACTATGGGAGGAACAAGAGGGGAAACTGGAAAACGGTTTAAATGGACATTGTTTTTTTCAAAGCCAGATTCAGTGCAGCATTTAATGATCGGGATATCAGAAGGAAAAATTACGATAGAAGAACAAACAACCGGGCTTAAAGATACGAAACCAATAACGCTATCAGATATTAAATATGACAGTCCAGCTTTGCTCGAAGCAGCAAAGTCCCAATTCCACCTAAAAAAAGGTGAACATTGGGCTACCGGGTATCAATTTACGCTTTCCATTATTGATAGCAAACCAGTTATTACAGTGGTTGGAATCGATAGTGAAAATAGGTTTTCTAAAATTTATTATGACGCGAAAAGCGGGACAGTTATTGATGCTTTACACAAAACCCCTTCAGGAGGGGGGGTATTCAGGTATACTGGTTCGATTAATAAAGCTTTAATTTATAAAAGCGGATTTGCGGTAAACGGGATATCAGCAGGAAAAAACCCCCTGATAGCATGGGGTGACAGTAACCCAAGTGAATTTATTTCAGGAATAAAACCATTCGTTTTGATAACATATAACAACGGAAACTCCTGGGAATTTTTAAAGATTAAAGAGAATATTAAAGCCGCTTGGTTTAATAAACAGGATGAATTGTTTTTTGCAACAGATAAGGAAGTTTGGGATTATTCCTTATACAAACGTGAACATAGAGCAATCTTATCCCTTGAGTCTAGTATTAAAAGTGTTGATGTATCATTGAACAAATCAATTGTTATATCCACAGAACAATATATTTATGAATCAAAAAACGACGGAGGATCTTGGAATAAAACTGTTATTCCATCTCCCTTACTATCACTAAACATCGCAGATGATGGCAAGTTGGTTGCTTTAACAGAAGAAAGAAAATTGCTTATCAAAAAGGGTACATCATGGGAACGTATTAAAACACCTGCAATCGAGGGAGAACCGAAGTATATTATTCCTGTTGAAGATTCGTTAATTGCTAATTTATCTGGCTCGCTTTGGTCAATAGACATTAATAAGGAAAGATGGACAAGGATACCTTCAGAGGAACCAATTTCGAGACTAATAAAAAAGGCGACTAAAACTTTCGCGATTTCTTCCTCAGGAAATCCATATCAAATTGTGAAAGAGGGTGATTCTATAAGTTGGAAAATGGTGAAACTTCTGAAACCAGATTCCGAAATAATTTCTGATTTGCTTGTAAAGGATGATTATTTATTTATTGCATCAATACCTGATTTCTTGTGGACTAAATTACAAGGAGTGAAGAAATAATGAAGATGTTAAGGATTATTTTGTCCCTTGTTCTATTATTTGTTGCTATTACTCCCAATGCATTTGCGGCAATTTGGACTAACCAGGACGTAACAGCTTACACAGGCAGTATGAAAACTTCGTCGGGCAGTACTAGGCTTACTCATTCAGGGTTAGCACCGCAAGTTGGATTTGCAGCAGTTAGAAAGAACACCTCTGGTACCCCGGTTGTTCCATTTGGAACAACAATCAAAACACCACAAAATGTATCAATTGAAGGGCAGTCGTTAAATACTTTTACAGTTCAAGATACAGGAGTTGATCCTAACCTTTCTAGTTTGGCGACTGACCTTTGGTTTGGTTTTTGTCGAACAAATGCGTATACAGGATCTGATGCGACTCCTTTGGGTTGTAATCCTGGTTTTGATTCAACATATATAAATGCACGAGCTTTTGGACAAAAAAAATGGGATCTAGTTGTAACTACTCCGTAAAGGATTAAAATACTAAGTCGGTTTTAAAGAGTCAGCTCAAGAAGTTGAGCTGACTTTCGGTTTATTTTTAGGCATATTTCGAAACCTATTTAACATATTTTACCATATCAAGTGAAAGACATGCTGGATGCATGTAAGTTCGGACGGCCGGCACTTGAAGGGATTGTCGAACAGCTGGAAATGAAATTCGATAACCGGACGGATCTCAGCCTCAAAGAAAAGTTAGTCAGGCAGATGATCGGGGCAGCCGTTAAACATGTGCTTGGGTATTTCGGATATCGGCAGACGATTCAAAAGGCGATGCCGAAAGCCCGATGTTTCACCAGTGCAAACATTATGAATTTGACGAGAAAGCATTTAGCAGTCGAACATTGGAATTATCCCCCAGGATCCTTAGGAAGGATGACCTCTAATCCCGCCTCATACCCCGAATATAATTGCGTATATTGAGTCATTTCATAGCATTTTGGAACGTGATCTTTTTAGCTTGATGGAGTTCATGACGCTGGATGAGGCGTATGGTGCACTCGATCGTTACATGGATTTCTACAACAACCGCAAAAAACACGGCAGCCTAAAGAACATGCCACCAGTGGTATTTTCAAAGTGGGTCATGACGCTCGAAGATCGAACAAAGTATCACCGAGCCCGTAAATCAGAGAAAAAAAAGCAATCTTACGGTCCACATCATTTTTGGTGGGCATGACTCCGGATTAACGGGGCCGAGCCGCTACACAATATTTGCATGAAGCACCGAGGGGGTGAAACGGTTCACTCCAAAAAGAAAACGGTGAGTTTACTGTGAATGCCTTTACGTGATGCTTTTTTCCCTCTTGTCTGAGTCTCTCGATACGTGGCATATAAACTCCGAAAACCGGCTTCTTATGGTCTTGCCCGTTTTCGAATAGCGGGCCGGCATTTGTTTCTTCTTCTGTTCTTGGTGACCCAGATGCTTCCCGCGTCGTAACAACGACAAACTAACAGCTACCGCCAGACTGAAGACAAACGCCATCGTTTCGGTTCGAAACGAAGGCGTTTGCCGTAAATGTAGAGGTGTTCCTTTTTTAGGCATAAAAATACCCCCTATGTAGACTTTTTCGGCTTTTAATAACCGTGTCTACATAGAGGGTACCAGTTCACTCGGGACTCTTTATCATTCCTTTGACCTATGCCTTCAGCGGCAAGCCTTGCTTATCCTTGAACTTGCCGACGACAATAATAACCAGGTCGATGATCGCCCAGATACCAAAACCACCTAGCGTCAAAAGAGACAGGATGCCTGTGCCGATTTTACCGACGTAGAAGCGATGGATGCCAAAACTGCCCAAAAAGAAGCACAGCAAGATCGCGGCAAGGAACGACTTTTCACTTTTTAACAAACTAATTCTCTCCCCTAGAATACTATTCGGTAGCGTCAAGAAGTTT contains:
- a CDS encoding IS3 family transposase; protein product: MTGLIVHSDQGTQYTSYKYHDMLPKVGAQISMSRRGNCYDNASMESFFSHLKAEGLYPYDIRTFEEAQRRIDEYIHFYNHCRPQRKLNKLTPVQYRRQLVG
- a CDS encoding IS3 family transposase, which encodes MPEKYRLVYELRENFSVAEFCKEVGVSRSGYYAYVKRMDVDKDEAAKQLVRATFERYKGIYGYRQVQLFLHQDHGIWINHKKVLRLMQGMGLRSKIRRKYRPYSRTWNIGDRVARNILDRQFRADAPNQEWVTDITQYRVGDSWLYLSAIKDLCQNEIVAHHISEMTRNLCCRHSQRHSKRRRT
- a CDS encoding integrase core domain-containing protein, translated to MPPHTPNIIAYIESFHSILERDLFSLMEFMTLDEAYGALDRYMDFYNNRKKHGSLKNMPPVVFSKWVMTLEDRTKYHRARKSEKKKQSYGPHHFWWA
- a CDS encoding helix-turn-helix domain-containing protein, producing MAKKGQKFVTYSFETKKKAIEMRLQGMTKQKVAEVLGIEDITRLKVWMRRYKQMGEYGLMDHRGKRKEYVDEDRYVRRLEMENAVLKKWLAITKAEVYQRSIGSSTSSVKTLASQSSVKKSAFPEADTTHM
- a CDS encoding TM2 domain-containing protein produces the protein MLKSEKSFLAAILLCFFLGSFGIHRFYVGKIGTGILSLLTLGGFGIWAIIDLVIIVVGKFKDKQGLPLKA